In the genome of Neofelis nebulosa isolate mNeoNeb1 chromosome 6, mNeoNeb1.pri, whole genome shotgun sequence, one region contains:
- the WASF1 gene encoding actin-binding protein WASF1 isoform X1, giving the protein MPLVKRNIDPRHLCHTALPRGIKNELECVTNISLANIIRQLSSLSKYAEDIFGELFNEAHSFSFRVNSLQERVDRLSVSVTQLDPKEEELSLQDITMRKAFRSSTIQDQQLFDRKTLPIPLQETYDVCEQPPPLNILTPYRDDGKEGLKFYTNPSYFFDLWKEKMLQDTEDKRKEKRKQKVLQEIEKIEQKNLDRPHEPEKVPRAPHDRRREWQKLAQGPELAEDDANLLHKHIEVANGPASHFETRPQTYVDHMDGSYSLSALPFSQMSELLTRAEERVLVRPHEPPPPPPMHGAGDAKPIPTCISSATGLIENRPQSPATGRTPVFVSPTPPPPPPPLPSALSTSSLRASMTSTPPPPVPPPPPPPATALQAPAVPPPPAPLQIAPGVLHPAPPPIAPPLVQPSPPVARAAPVCETVPVHPLPQGEVQGLPPPPPPPPLPPPGIRPSSPVTVAALTHPPSGLHPAPSTAPGPHVPLMPPSPPSQVIPASEPKRHPSTLPVISDARSVLLEAIRKGIQLRKVEEQREQEAKHERIENDVATILSRRIAVEYSDSEDDSEFDEVDWLE; this is encoded by the exons ATGCCATTAGTGAAAAGAAACATTGATCCTAGGCACTTGTGCCACACAGCACTGCCTAGAGGCATTAAGAATGAACTAGAATGTGTAACCAATATTTCCTTGGCAAATATAATTAGACAACTAAGTAGCCTAA GTAAGTATGCTGAAGATATATTTGGAGAATTGTTCAATGAGGCACATAGTTTTTCCTTCAGAGTTAACTCATTACAAGAACGTGTGGACCGTTTATCTGTTAGTGTTACACAGCTTGACCCTAAGGAAGAAGAAT tgtCTTTGCAAGATATAACAATGAGAAAAGCTTTCCGAAGTTCTACGATTCAAGATCAGCAGCTTTTCGACCGCAAGACTTTGCCTATTCCGTTACAGGAGACGTATGATGTTTGTGAACAGCCTCCACCTCTCAATATACTCACTCCGTATAG agatgatGGTAAAGAAGGTTTGAAATTTTATACCAACCCTTCATATTTCTTTGatctatggaaagaaaaaatgttgcaAGATACAGAggataagaggaaggaaaagaggaaacagaaggtaTTACAAGAGATTGAAAAAATTGAA CAGAAAAATCTAGATCGTCCTCATGAACCAGAAAAAGTGCCAAGAGCACCTCATGACAGGCGGAGAGAATGGCAGAAGCTGGCCCAAGGTCCAGAGCTGGCTGAAGATGATGCTAATCTCTTACATAAGCATATTGAAGTTGCTAATGGCCCAGCCTCTCATTTTGAAacaag acctcAGACATATGTGGATCATATGGATGGCTCTTACTCACTTTCTGCCTTGCCATTTAGTCAGATGAGTGAACTTCTGACTAGAGCTGAGGAAAGGGTCTTAGTCAGACCACATGaacctcctccacccccaccaatgCATGGAGCGGGAGATGCGAAACCCATACCCACCTGTATCAG TTCTGCTACAGGTTTGATAGAAAATCGCCCTCAGTCACCAGCTACAGGCAGGACACCTGTGTTTGTGAGCCCTACCCCCCCGCCTCCTCCACCACCTCTTCCATCTGCCTTGTCAACTTCTTCATTAAGAGCTTCAATGACTTCAACTCCTCCCCCACCAgtacctcccccacctccacctccagccaCTGCTTTGCAAGCTCCAGCGGTACCACCGCCTCCAGCTCCTCTTCAGATTGCCCCTGGAGTTCTtcacccagcccctcctccaaTTGCACCTCCTCTAGTACAGCCCTCCCCACCAGTAGCTAGAGCTGCCCCAGTATGTGAGACTGTACCAGTTCATCCACTCCCACAAGGTGAAGTCCAGGggctgcctccacccccacctccgcctcctctgcctccacctGGCATTCGACCATCGTCACCTGTCACAGTTGCCGCTCTTACTCATCCTCCCTCTGGGCTACATCCAGCTCCATCTACTGCCCCAGGTCCCCATGTCCCATTAATGCCTCCATCTCCTCCATCACAAGTTATACCTGCTTCTGAGCCAAAGCGTCATCCATCAACTCTACCTGTAATCAGTGACGCCAGGAGTGTTCTTCTGGAAGCAATACGAAAAG
- the WASF1 gene encoding actin-binding protein WASF1 isoform X2, producing MPLVKRNIDPRHLCHTALPRGIKNELECVTNISLANIIRQLSSLSKYAEDIFGELFNEAHSFSFRVNSLQERVDRLSVSVTQLDPKEEELSLQDITMRKAFRSSTIQDQQLFDRKTLPIPLQETYDVCEQPPPLNILTPYRDDGKEGLKFYTNPSYFFDLWKEKMLQDTEDKRKEKRKQKVLQEIEKIEKNLDRPHEPEKVPRAPHDRRREWQKLAQGPELAEDDANLLHKHIEVANGPASHFETRPQTYVDHMDGSYSLSALPFSQMSELLTRAEERVLVRPHEPPPPPPMHGAGDAKPIPTCISSATGLIENRPQSPATGRTPVFVSPTPPPPPPPLPSALSTSSLRASMTSTPPPPVPPPPPPPATALQAPAVPPPPAPLQIAPGVLHPAPPPIAPPLVQPSPPVARAAPVCETVPVHPLPQGEVQGLPPPPPPPPLPPPGIRPSSPVTVAALTHPPSGLHPAPSTAPGPHVPLMPPSPPSQVIPASEPKRHPSTLPVISDARSVLLEAIRKGIQLRKVEEQREQEAKHERIENDVATILSRRIAVEYSDSEDDSEFDEVDWLE from the exons ATGCCATTAGTGAAAAGAAACATTGATCCTAGGCACTTGTGCCACACAGCACTGCCTAGAGGCATTAAGAATGAACTAGAATGTGTAACCAATATTTCCTTGGCAAATATAATTAGACAACTAAGTAGCCTAA GTAAGTATGCTGAAGATATATTTGGAGAATTGTTCAATGAGGCACATAGTTTTTCCTTCAGAGTTAACTCATTACAAGAACGTGTGGACCGTTTATCTGTTAGTGTTACACAGCTTGACCCTAAGGAAGAAGAAT tgtCTTTGCAAGATATAACAATGAGAAAAGCTTTCCGAAGTTCTACGATTCAAGATCAGCAGCTTTTCGACCGCAAGACTTTGCCTATTCCGTTACAGGAGACGTATGATGTTTGTGAACAGCCTCCACCTCTCAATATACTCACTCCGTATAG agatgatGGTAAAGAAGGTTTGAAATTTTATACCAACCCTTCATATTTCTTTGatctatggaaagaaaaaatgttgcaAGATACAGAggataagaggaaggaaaagaggaaacagaaggtaTTACAAGAGATTGAAAAAATTGAA AAAAATCTAGATCGTCCTCATGAACCAGAAAAAGTGCCAAGAGCACCTCATGACAGGCGGAGAGAATGGCAGAAGCTGGCCCAAGGTCCAGAGCTGGCTGAAGATGATGCTAATCTCTTACATAAGCATATTGAAGTTGCTAATGGCCCAGCCTCTCATTTTGAAacaag acctcAGACATATGTGGATCATATGGATGGCTCTTACTCACTTTCTGCCTTGCCATTTAGTCAGATGAGTGAACTTCTGACTAGAGCTGAGGAAAGGGTCTTAGTCAGACCACATGaacctcctccacccccaccaatgCATGGAGCGGGAGATGCGAAACCCATACCCACCTGTATCAG TTCTGCTACAGGTTTGATAGAAAATCGCCCTCAGTCACCAGCTACAGGCAGGACACCTGTGTTTGTGAGCCCTACCCCCCCGCCTCCTCCACCACCTCTTCCATCTGCCTTGTCAACTTCTTCATTAAGAGCTTCAATGACTTCAACTCCTCCCCCACCAgtacctcccccacctccacctccagccaCTGCTTTGCAAGCTCCAGCGGTACCACCGCCTCCAGCTCCTCTTCAGATTGCCCCTGGAGTTCTtcacccagcccctcctccaaTTGCACCTCCTCTAGTACAGCCCTCCCCACCAGTAGCTAGAGCTGCCCCAGTATGTGAGACTGTACCAGTTCATCCACTCCCACAAGGTGAAGTCCAGGggctgcctccacccccacctccgcctcctctgcctccacctGGCATTCGACCATCGTCACCTGTCACAGTTGCCGCTCTTACTCATCCTCCCTCTGGGCTACATCCAGCTCCATCTACTGCCCCAGGTCCCCATGTCCCATTAATGCCTCCATCTCCTCCATCACAAGTTATACCTGCTTCTGAGCCAAAGCGTCATCCATCAACTCTACCTGTAATCAGTGACGCCAGGAGTGTTCTTCTGGAAGCAATACGAAAAG
- the WASF1 gene encoding actin-binding protein WASF1 isoform X3 yields MPLVKRNIDPRHLCHTALPRGIKNELECVTNISLANIIRQLSSLSKYAEDIFGELFNEAHSFSFRVNSLQERVDRLSVSVTQLDPKEEELSLQDITMRKAFRSSTIQDQQLFDRKTLPIPLQETYDVCEQPPPLNILTPYRDDGKEGLKFYTNPSYFFDLWKEKMLQDTEDKRKEKRKQKQKNLDRPHEPEKVPRAPHDRRREWQKLAQGPELAEDDANLLHKHIEVANGPASHFETRPQTYVDHMDGSYSLSALPFSQMSELLTRAEERVLVRPHEPPPPPPMHGAGDAKPIPTCISSATGLIENRPQSPATGRTPVFVSPTPPPPPPPLPSALSTSSLRASMTSTPPPPVPPPPPPPATALQAPAVPPPPAPLQIAPGVLHPAPPPIAPPLVQPSPPVARAAPVCETVPVHPLPQGEVQGLPPPPPPPPLPPPGIRPSSPVTVAALTHPPSGLHPAPSTAPGPHVPLMPPSPPSQVIPASEPKRHPSTLPVISDARSVLLEAIRKGIQLRKVEEQREQEAKHERIENDVATILSRRIAVEYSDSEDDSEFDEVDWLE; encoded by the exons ATGCCATTAGTGAAAAGAAACATTGATCCTAGGCACTTGTGCCACACAGCACTGCCTAGAGGCATTAAGAATGAACTAGAATGTGTAACCAATATTTCCTTGGCAAATATAATTAGACAACTAAGTAGCCTAA GTAAGTATGCTGAAGATATATTTGGAGAATTGTTCAATGAGGCACATAGTTTTTCCTTCAGAGTTAACTCATTACAAGAACGTGTGGACCGTTTATCTGTTAGTGTTACACAGCTTGACCCTAAGGAAGAAGAAT tgtCTTTGCAAGATATAACAATGAGAAAAGCTTTCCGAAGTTCTACGATTCAAGATCAGCAGCTTTTCGACCGCAAGACTTTGCCTATTCCGTTACAGGAGACGTATGATGTTTGTGAACAGCCTCCACCTCTCAATATACTCACTCCGTATAG agatgatGGTAAAGAAGGTTTGAAATTTTATACCAACCCTTCATATTTCTTTGatctatggaaagaaaaaatgttgcaAGATACAGAggataagaggaaggaaaagaggaaacagaag CAGAAAAATCTAGATCGTCCTCATGAACCAGAAAAAGTGCCAAGAGCACCTCATGACAGGCGGAGAGAATGGCAGAAGCTGGCCCAAGGTCCAGAGCTGGCTGAAGATGATGCTAATCTCTTACATAAGCATATTGAAGTTGCTAATGGCCCAGCCTCTCATTTTGAAacaag acctcAGACATATGTGGATCATATGGATGGCTCTTACTCACTTTCTGCCTTGCCATTTAGTCAGATGAGTGAACTTCTGACTAGAGCTGAGGAAAGGGTCTTAGTCAGACCACATGaacctcctccacccccaccaatgCATGGAGCGGGAGATGCGAAACCCATACCCACCTGTATCAG TTCTGCTACAGGTTTGATAGAAAATCGCCCTCAGTCACCAGCTACAGGCAGGACACCTGTGTTTGTGAGCCCTACCCCCCCGCCTCCTCCACCACCTCTTCCATCTGCCTTGTCAACTTCTTCATTAAGAGCTTCAATGACTTCAACTCCTCCCCCACCAgtacctcccccacctccacctccagccaCTGCTTTGCAAGCTCCAGCGGTACCACCGCCTCCAGCTCCTCTTCAGATTGCCCCTGGAGTTCTtcacccagcccctcctccaaTTGCACCTCCTCTAGTACAGCCCTCCCCACCAGTAGCTAGAGCTGCCCCAGTATGTGAGACTGTACCAGTTCATCCACTCCCACAAGGTGAAGTCCAGGggctgcctccacccccacctccgcctcctctgcctccacctGGCATTCGACCATCGTCACCTGTCACAGTTGCCGCTCTTACTCATCCTCCCTCTGGGCTACATCCAGCTCCATCTACTGCCCCAGGTCCCCATGTCCCATTAATGCCTCCATCTCCTCCATCACAAGTTATACCTGCTTCTGAGCCAAAGCGTCATCCATCAACTCTACCTGTAATCAGTGACGCCAGGAGTGTTCTTCTGGAAGCAATACGAAAAG
- the WASF1 gene encoding actin-binding protein WASF1 isoform X4, which yields MPLVKRNIDPRHLCHTALPRGIKNELECVTNISLANIIRQLSSLSKYAEDIFGELFNEAHSFSFRVNSLQERVDRLSVSVTQLDPKEEELSLQDITMRKAFRSSTIQDQQLFDRKTLPIPLQETYDVCEQPPPLNILTPYRDDGKEGLKFYTNPSYFFDLWKEKMLQDTEDKRKEKRKQKKNLDRPHEPEKVPRAPHDRRREWQKLAQGPELAEDDANLLHKHIEVANGPASHFETRPQTYVDHMDGSYSLSALPFSQMSELLTRAEERVLVRPHEPPPPPPMHGAGDAKPIPTCISSATGLIENRPQSPATGRTPVFVSPTPPPPPPPLPSALSTSSLRASMTSTPPPPVPPPPPPPATALQAPAVPPPPAPLQIAPGVLHPAPPPIAPPLVQPSPPVARAAPVCETVPVHPLPQGEVQGLPPPPPPPPLPPPGIRPSSPVTVAALTHPPSGLHPAPSTAPGPHVPLMPPSPPSQVIPASEPKRHPSTLPVISDARSVLLEAIRKGIQLRKVEEQREQEAKHERIENDVATILSRRIAVEYSDSEDDSEFDEVDWLE from the exons ATGCCATTAGTGAAAAGAAACATTGATCCTAGGCACTTGTGCCACACAGCACTGCCTAGAGGCATTAAGAATGAACTAGAATGTGTAACCAATATTTCCTTGGCAAATATAATTAGACAACTAAGTAGCCTAA GTAAGTATGCTGAAGATATATTTGGAGAATTGTTCAATGAGGCACATAGTTTTTCCTTCAGAGTTAACTCATTACAAGAACGTGTGGACCGTTTATCTGTTAGTGTTACACAGCTTGACCCTAAGGAAGAAGAAT tgtCTTTGCAAGATATAACAATGAGAAAAGCTTTCCGAAGTTCTACGATTCAAGATCAGCAGCTTTTCGACCGCAAGACTTTGCCTATTCCGTTACAGGAGACGTATGATGTTTGTGAACAGCCTCCACCTCTCAATATACTCACTCCGTATAG agatgatGGTAAAGAAGGTTTGAAATTTTATACCAACCCTTCATATTTCTTTGatctatggaaagaaaaaatgttgcaAGATACAGAggataagaggaaggaaaagaggaaacagaag AAAAATCTAGATCGTCCTCATGAACCAGAAAAAGTGCCAAGAGCACCTCATGACAGGCGGAGAGAATGGCAGAAGCTGGCCCAAGGTCCAGAGCTGGCTGAAGATGATGCTAATCTCTTACATAAGCATATTGAAGTTGCTAATGGCCCAGCCTCTCATTTTGAAacaag acctcAGACATATGTGGATCATATGGATGGCTCTTACTCACTTTCTGCCTTGCCATTTAGTCAGATGAGTGAACTTCTGACTAGAGCTGAGGAAAGGGTCTTAGTCAGACCACATGaacctcctccacccccaccaatgCATGGAGCGGGAGATGCGAAACCCATACCCACCTGTATCAG TTCTGCTACAGGTTTGATAGAAAATCGCCCTCAGTCACCAGCTACAGGCAGGACACCTGTGTTTGTGAGCCCTACCCCCCCGCCTCCTCCACCACCTCTTCCATCTGCCTTGTCAACTTCTTCATTAAGAGCTTCAATGACTTCAACTCCTCCCCCACCAgtacctcccccacctccacctccagccaCTGCTTTGCAAGCTCCAGCGGTACCACCGCCTCCAGCTCCTCTTCAGATTGCCCCTGGAGTTCTtcacccagcccctcctccaaTTGCACCTCCTCTAGTACAGCCCTCCCCACCAGTAGCTAGAGCTGCCCCAGTATGTGAGACTGTACCAGTTCATCCACTCCCACAAGGTGAAGTCCAGGggctgcctccacccccacctccgcctcctctgcctccacctGGCATTCGACCATCGTCACCTGTCACAGTTGCCGCTCTTACTCATCCTCCCTCTGGGCTACATCCAGCTCCATCTACTGCCCCAGGTCCCCATGTCCCATTAATGCCTCCATCTCCTCCATCACAAGTTATACCTGCTTCTGAGCCAAAGCGTCATCCATCAACTCTACCTGTAATCAGTGACGCCAGGAGTGTTCTTCTGGAAGCAATACGAAAAG